Sequence from the Candidatus Zixiibacteriota bacterium genome:
CCGAGATTCACGTACAGAAACTGTAGTTTCGCCGACATGGTGTAAATATACAGTGTGGACGGCGTGACCGCTATCGGTGCCGCGTCAATGAAAGAAGGCCGGCTGGGAGCCGGCCTTGTGATCTTCAAAGCTCATGCGCCTATGACATGCTGGCAAGCTCGCGGGCATCGATCACCCGGGAGAGATCCAGGAAAATAAGCAGCCGGTCATCCAGCTTGGCCACTCCCTTGATGTAGTCGGCATTGACGCCCGTCACGATCCCGGGGGGAACTTCAATGGTACTGGCCGGCAGGCGAAGCACCTCGGAGACTGCATCCACGATCATCCCCATGATCGTGCCGTTGATATCGACCACCACAATGCGCGTGCTCTTGTCGTACTCCTTCTGCTGAAGGTTGAACCGCTTGCGGAGGTCGATGATGGGAATGACCCGCCCACGAAGATTGATCACACCTTCCACATACTCCGGTGCCTGCGGGACACGGGTGATCTCCACCATACGGTTGATCTCCTGCACTTTCAGGATATCCACCCCGAACTCTTCTGAACCGATGTTGAAAGACACCAATTGAAGTTCGCCGGAGTTGGCCACGCCGACATGGTCGCTCTGTGTTGAAATGCCTGCTTTCATGTTGCGATTCCTTACCCCAATGTTAAGACCCGATGCTGCTTGTTCGTTTGTCGGTCTGCTCCCATCTTTGCCAGGAGAGTCGTCCCCCGGACAGCAGTCTCTTTCCGACTG
This genomic interval carries:
- a CDS encoding chemotaxis protein CheW; the protein is MKAGISTQSDHVGVANSGELQLVSFNIGSEEFGVDILKVQEINRMVEITRVPQAPEYVEGVINLRGRVIPIIDLRKRFNLQQKEYDKSTRIVVVDINGTIMGMIVDAVSEVLRLPASTIEVPPGIVTGVNADYIKGVAKLDDRLLIFLDLSRVIDARELASMS